One genomic window of Solea solea chromosome 12, fSolSol10.1, whole genome shotgun sequence includes the following:
- the tes gene encoding testin — protein sequence MEIEKEVKKMTLGHELGAGAACLKCKDKCEGFELHFWRKICRNCKCGITEHDVVMNSEENKKVGKLFEDTKYTGLIAKLKTDGIPGYKGNMVGNTITLPALSTAHIIPPSASSTVVPPSATAGSAQPAGAFAGTAAPSRAQAQAQAQAQAQAQAQAQAQAQAQAQPAPASVTPLKANKLPVSVSTTAANVTPVQKEVPMQSVTYEWAPPVANRYLAAQYIQLLPPEKRPVAGTEGAAYRRQQMARQLPEHDQDPSKCHELSPAEVKLMEQYVRKYKDEALGIGDVLLPEEMALVRAGGQGGGVGVGATPGAGGAGFGPQSGVGANGQGVGLRAGVGGSHAGSGPGAAGLGVGPMGGAGGAGTGPSVGGAMGTAATAGAMGVPGAQQSGLPQQNFSCHHCQQPMRRGEPAVYAERAGYDKLWHPACFVCCNCQELLVDMIYFFKKGKLYCGRHYGDSEKPRCGGCDELIFSNEYTQAEGQNWHLKHFCCFECDCILAGETYVMENEKPVCKPCYMKNYAVKCAACQNAVDPEAQRVSYGEHHWHAEPQCFKCSGCSKCLVGQRFMAVQGFLFCSVECKKKVMA from the exons ATGGAGATAGAGAAGGAAGTGAAGAAG ATGACCCTGGGTCACGAGCTTGGCGCTGGAGCAGCCTGTTTGAAATGCAAGGACAAGTGTGAAGGCTTCGAGCTGCATTTTTGGAG GAAAATCTGCCGAAACTGCAAATGTGGCATCACGGAGCACGACGTGGTGATGAACTCGGAGGAGAACAAGAAGGTCGGGAAGTTGTTCGAGGACACAAAATACACTGGCCTCATCGCCAAGTTGAAGACCGATGGCATCCCCGGCTACAAGGGCAACATGGTGGGCAACACCATCACTCTGCCCGCTCTTTCCACTGCTCACATCATACCACCTAGTGCTTCTTCCACTGTTGTACCCCCCTCTGCCACCGCCGGCTCTGCACAGCCTGCTGGAGCATTTGCAGGCACAGCAGCACCCAGCAGagctcaggctcaggctcaggctcaaGCTCAAGCTCAAGCTCAAGCTCAagctcaggctcaggctcaggctcaggctcagcCTGCACCAGCAAGTGTCACACCACTAAAGGCTAATAAGTTGCCTGTCTCTGTCAGTACCACAGCAGCCAATGTGACACCAGTTCAAAAGGAAGTGCCAATGCAGTCTGTCACCTATGAGTGGGCACCACCAGTAGCTAATAGATATCTG GCAGCGCAGTACATTCAGCTGCTCCCACCAGAGAAACGCCCGGTGGCCGGGACAGAGGGAGCTGCCTACCGTCGGCAGCAGATGGCTCGGCAGCTGCCGGAGCATGACCAGGACCCGTCCAAATGCCACGAACTGAGTCCTGCAGAAGTCAAGCTAATGGAGCAGTATGTCCGCAAATACAAGGACGAGGCCCTGGGGATCGGAGACGTCTTGCTGCCTGAGGAGATGGCTCTGGTTCGGGCAGGAGGGCAGGGTGGAGGGGTTGGGGTTGGAGCTACACCTGGTGCTGGAGGGGCAGGCTTTGGCCCACAATCTGGTGTTGGTGCTAATGGTCAAGGGGTTGGGTTAAGAGCGGGAGTTGGTGGTTCTCATGCTGGATCTGGGCCAGGGGCTGCAGGCCTTGGTGTTGGACCAATGGGGGGAGCTGGAGGTGCTGGGACTGGACCATCTGTTGGAGGAGCCATGGGAACTGCAGCTACTGCTGGAGCCATGGGCGTCCCTGGAGCTCAGCAATCTGGACTACCGCAACAGAACTTT TCGTGCCATCACTGCCAGCAGCCGATGCGTCGAGGCGAACCCGCCGTCTACGCTGAGCGCGCTGGCTACGATAAGCTGTGGCATCCAGCGTGCTTCGTGTGCTGTAACTGTCAGGAACTACTGGTGGACATGATCTACTTCTTCAAGAAGGGCAAGCTGTACTGCGGACGTCACTATGGAGACAGCGAGAAGCCACGCTGCGGAGGATGTGACGAG CTGATCTTCAGTAACGAGTACACTCAGGCTGAGGGACAGAACTGGCATCTGAAGCACTTCTGCTGTTTCGAATGTGACTGCATCCTCGCAGGAGAGACGTATGTCATGGAGAATGAAAAGCCCGTCTGCAAACCCTGCTACATGAAGAACTACGCTGTG AAATGCGCAGCCTGCCAGAATGCGGTGGATCCTGAGGCCCAGAGGGTTTCCTACGGGGAGCACCACTGGCACGCTGAGCCACAGTGCTTCAAGTGCTCCGGCTGTTCCAAGTGCCTGGTGGGCCAACGCTTCATGGCAGTGCAGGGCTTCCTCTTCTGCTCCGTGGAGTGCAAGAAGAAAGTCATGGCTTAG